A stretch of Zootoca vivipara chromosome 13, rZooViv1.1, whole genome shotgun sequence DNA encodes these proteins:
- the LOC118094518 gene encoding olfactory receptor 10AG1-like, with protein sequence MARDNHTAFSDFILLGYSNLPDLQGLLFSVFLITYSGILIGNGLIIYVTISDPALHTPMYFFLRNLSFLEICYTSVTVPNMAANLVAEKSNISFLGCAAQIYFLLILGGTECFLLTAMAYDRYVAICNPLYYKLIMNKQFCLVLITGSLVVNMSIHAGQIYLVFTLPFCDSHEINNLFCDIPPLLDLACADTNVNQLIVFAAAVVFLIIPFFLIFASYVKIISAILKMPSADGRKKVFSTCSSHLIVVSLFYGSATIVYLSPRSKETEDINKLLSLFYTILVPMFNPIIYSLRNREVKVSLRKLLGRKM encoded by the coding sequence GCATTTTCTGACTTTATTCTCCTTGGATACTCAAATCTCCCAGATCTCCAAGGTTTGCTATTTTCTGTGTTCCTGATCACATATTCAGGCATTCTAATAGGAAATGGACTAATCATTTATGTTACAATATCTGACCCTGCCCTTCACACTCCTATGTATTTCTTTTTGAGGAACCTGTCTTTCCTGGAGATCTGCTATACTTCAGTCACTGTGCCGAATATGGCGGCCAATTTAGTGGCAGAAAAGAGCAACATTTCATTCCTTGGCTGTGCTGCCCAGATCTACTTCCTACTTATACTAGGAGGCACAGAGTGCTTCCTATTGACTGCCATGGCTTATGATCGATATGTGGCCATATGTAACCCCTTGTATTATAAGCTCATCATGAACAAGCAATTCTGTTTGGTACTCATCACTGGATCATTGGTTGTCAACATGTCCATACATGCGGGGCAAATATATCTAGTGTTCACCTTGCCCTTTTGTGACTCTCATGAAATCAATAACTTATTCTGTGATATACCCCCACTGCTTGATCTGGCCTGCGCTGACACCAATGTTAACCAGTTAATTGTGTTTGCAGCTGCCGTAGTTTTCTTGATCATCCCTTTTTTCCTTATCTTTGCTTCTTATGTGAAAATAATTTCTGCTATTCTGAAGATGCCTTCAGCAGACGGTCGGAAGAAAGTGTTCTCCACTTGCTCCTCACACCTTATTGTTGTATCTCTATTTTATGGCTCAGCAACTATTGTATATCTGAGTCCTAGGTCAAAGGAGACAGAAGACATTAATAAGTTGCTTTCCttgttctataccattttagttCCTATGTTTAACCCCATCATATATAGCCTGAGAAACAGGGAAGTGAAAGTATCCCTGAGAAAATTGTTGGGTAGGAAAATGTGA